Proteins encoded within one genomic window of Nonomuraea gerenzanensis:
- a CDS encoding chemotaxis protein CheB, which produces MEAAGRDVVVVAASAGGVEPLRLLLSELPPDLPAAVLVVLHVSPQGSSVLASILDRAGPLKAAPAEDREAMRPGRVYVARPDFHLLLDKGLVRLSRGPRHNGHRPAADPLFMSAALDAGARVSAVVLSGTLDDGARGCEAIDRHGGAVAVQDPTECAFPGMPEAAMSAVPTARALPVRQLARWILEQSRTPLSTEDQVDDNEMEREIEQFLREAPALGEPEGELIAFSCPECNGPIYEQRSTTTARYVCRVGHAWSRDSMMNAQSDAVERALWVAIQRLEERLRVLERMRRSAAERGQELSLRYFGEEEERTSEALNTIRMLQSRIGGNSDTLLAD; this is translated from the coding sequence ATGGAGGCTGCAGGGCGAGACGTGGTCGTGGTCGCAGCGTCGGCGGGCGGCGTGGAACCTCTGCGCCTCCTGCTGAGCGAGCTGCCACCGGACCTGCCTGCCGCGGTGCTGGTCGTGCTGCACGTGTCGCCGCAGGGCAGCAGCGTGCTGGCCAGCATCCTGGACCGGGCGGGGCCGCTCAAGGCGGCCCCCGCCGAGGACAGGGAGGCGATGCGACCGGGCCGGGTGTACGTCGCGCGTCCCGACTTCCACCTGCTCCTCGACAAGGGCCTGGTCCGCCTGTCGCGCGGCCCGCGGCACAACGGGCACCGCCCGGCGGCCGATCCGCTGTTCATGAGCGCGGCCCTGGACGCCGGGGCACGGGTGTCGGCCGTGGTGCTGAGCGGCACGCTCGACGACGGGGCGAGGGGTTGCGAGGCGATCGACAGGCACGGGGGCGCGGTCGCGGTACAGGATCCGACGGAATGCGCCTTTCCCGGCATGCCGGAGGCGGCGATGTCGGCGGTGCCGACCGCGCGGGCACTGCCCGTACGCCAGCTCGCGCGGTGGATCCTGGAGCAGAGCCGTACCCCTTTGAGTACGGAGGATCAGGTGGACGACAACGAGATGGAGCGTGAGATCGAGCAGTTCCTGCGCGAAGCGCCGGCCCTGGGGGAGCCGGAGGGGGAGCTGATCGCCTTCAGTTGCCCGGAGTGCAACGGGCCCATCTACGAGCAGAGGAGCACCACGACCGCCCGGTACGTGTGCCGGGTGGGCCACGCGTGGTCGCGGGACAGCATGATGAACGCACAGTCGGACGCCGTCGAACGGGCCCTGTGGGTGGCCATCCAGCGGCTGGAGGAGCGGCTGCGGGTGCTGGAACGCATGCGCCGGAGCGCTGCGGAGCGAGGTCAGGAGCTGTCGCTGCGCTACTTCGGCGAGGAGGAGGAGCGCACCAGCGAGGCCCTGAACACCATTCGCATGCTGCAATCCCGTATCGGCGGCAACAGTGACACGCTGCTGGCGGATTGA
- a CDS encoding STAS domain-containing protein: protein MMQLSVRLVPVDDTTLVIALTGELDSTTKPVLAAFLDPLPQTPVKHVVVAAGDLWFCDLNGLELLASTHRALQDKGGHLALAEVQPPLRRLIALMTEQSLTALPVFASMPEALAAAGVEEYRTPEPRVQRRHLPRLRTVPRAKPATRTQSATRTQPATRTQPPARAHSRTREEPARPAASPPVELDASRLPTIIFEARSLRDEALHQQQALHNRLTATEQARQQLLMARRRCDDSLVAMRSSLSEARSILIMAETGSASPPFS, encoded by the coding sequence ATGATGCAGCTGTCAGTACGTCTTGTCCCCGTTGATGACACCACCCTGGTGATCGCGCTGACGGGAGAGCTCGATTCGACGACGAAACCGGTGCTGGCCGCCTTCCTCGATCCCCTGCCGCAGACGCCCGTCAAGCACGTCGTCGTGGCGGCGGGCGACCTCTGGTTCTGCGACCTGAACGGGCTGGAGCTGCTCGCGAGCACGCACCGCGCGCTGCAGGACAAGGGCGGTCATCTGGCGCTGGCGGAGGTGCAGCCACCGCTGCGCCGCCTGATCGCGCTGATGACCGAGCAGTCACTGACAGCGCTGCCGGTGTTCGCCAGCATGCCCGAGGCCCTGGCCGCGGCCGGGGTGGAGGAGTACCGGACCCCCGAGCCGCGCGTGCAGCGCCGTCACCTGCCGCGCCTGCGTACCGTCCCCCGCGCCAAGCCCGCCACGCGCACCCAATCAGCCACGCGCACCCAGCCCGCCACGCGCACCCAGCCCCCGGCGCGCGCGCACTCCAGGACGCGCGAGGAGCCGGCCCGCCCGGCGGCCTCGCCCCCCGTCGAGCTCGACGCGAGCCGGTTGCCGACGATCATCTTCGAGGCGCGCTCGCTGCGTGACGAGGCCCTCCACCAGCAGCAGGCCCTGCACAACCGGCTCACCGCCACGGAGCAGGCCCGCCAGCAGCTGCTCATGGCCCGCCGGCGCTGCGACGACAGCCTGGTGGCCATGCGCAGCAGCCTCTCGGAGGCTCGCTCGATCCTGATCATGGCCGAGACGGGCTCGGCGTCTCCCCCCTTTTCGTGA
- a CDS encoding CheR family methyltransferase — translation MTTEEEREFDDLLLLLKETRGFDFTGYKRNTLIRRIARRLEALKLHDYGEYRDLLELEPEEFTRLFDSLLINVTSFFRDAAAWQRMRELVVPALLDHKSAGQPIRVWSAGCATGEEPYTIAMVLAEELGLDEFRNRVKIYGTDLDEKALHVARAGVYNDRSLADVPIDLRETYFERVENGYTFRRDLRRQLIFGRNDLTHDAPISRVDLLLARNTLMYFNTEMQLNIIRRFHFALSDPGFLFLGKAEMLLNHSDKFEPVDLRMRLFRKIRPAGQGNRPPWSVTGAAADLASRLPTLASVALASGPVAQLVVDVSGNLALANSKAEALFNLNPRDVGRPFQDLEVSYRPVELRSVIEQARHDLRPVELQEVVWHRVGSPESSVFDVSVVPLLASGNLVGMGIHFYDVTRYRKLRDELEQANRQLEQAYEELQSLNEELETTNEELQSTNEELETTNEELQSTNEELETMNEELQSTNDELQHINDALTARTIELDEVNRFVSSVVRSLGDAVVVLDDDLRVVVWSPGAEELWGVRADEAVGETLAGLDIGLPLELLLPRLRAALSDGSNPLQTVEGLVLDAVNRRGRPAPLTVQLSHLRTEDDTVHGLIMVMNVVNSDG, via the coding sequence GTGACCACAGAGGAAGAGCGTGAGTTCGACGACCTCCTCCTTCTCCTCAAGGAGACGCGCGGCTTCGACTTCACGGGCTACAAGCGCAACACCTTGATCCGGCGGATCGCCCGCCGGCTCGAGGCCCTGAAGCTGCACGACTACGGCGAATACCGCGATCTCCTGGAGCTGGAGCCCGAGGAGTTCACGCGGCTCTTCGACAGCCTGCTGATCAACGTCACCAGCTTCTTCAGGGACGCCGCCGCCTGGCAGCGGATGCGTGAGCTCGTCGTCCCCGCGCTGCTCGACCACAAGTCTGCGGGCCAGCCGATCAGGGTCTGGAGCGCCGGCTGCGCCACCGGCGAGGAGCCCTACACCATCGCCATGGTGCTGGCCGAGGAGCTCGGCCTGGACGAGTTCCGCAACCGGGTGAAGATCTACGGCACCGACCTCGACGAGAAGGCGCTGCACGTCGCCCGCGCGGGCGTCTACAACGACCGCTCACTCGCCGACGTGCCGATCGACCTGCGCGAGACCTACTTCGAGCGGGTCGAGAACGGCTACACCTTCCGCCGCGACCTGCGCCGCCAGCTCATCTTCGGCCGCAACGACCTCACCCACGACGCCCCGATCTCCCGCGTCGACCTGCTGCTGGCCCGCAACACGCTGATGTACTTCAACACGGAGATGCAGCTCAACATCATCCGGCGCTTCCACTTCGCGCTGTCCGACCCCGGGTTCCTGTTCCTGGGCAAGGCGGAGATGCTGCTCAACCACAGCGACAAGTTCGAGCCGGTCGATCTGCGCATGCGCCTGTTCAGGAAGATCAGGCCGGCCGGCCAGGGCAACCGCCCGCCGTGGTCGGTCACCGGCGCCGCCGCCGACCTGGCCTCCCGGCTGCCGACGCTGGCGTCCGTGGCGCTGGCCTCCGGCCCCGTGGCCCAGCTCGTCGTGGACGTCTCGGGCAACCTGGCGCTGGCCAACTCCAAGGCCGAGGCCCTGTTCAACCTCAACCCGCGCGACGTCGGCCGTCCCTTCCAGGACCTGGAGGTCTCCTACCGCCCGGTCGAGCTGCGCTCGGTCATCGAGCAGGCCCGCCACGACCTGCGCCCGGTCGAGCTGCAGGAGGTGGTCTGGCACCGCGTCGGATCTCCGGAGAGCAGCGTTTTCGATGTCTCGGTCGTTCCCCTGCTCGCCTCGGGCAATCTGGTCGGCATGGGCATCCATTTCTACGATGTCACCCGCTACCGCAAGCTCAGGGACGAGCTCGAACAGGCCAACAGGCAGCTCGAACAGGCCTACGAGGAGCTGCAGTCGCTCAACGAGGAGCTGGAGACCACCAACGAAGAGCTCCAGTCCACCAACGAAGAGCTGGAGACCACCAACGAGGAGCTCCAGTCCACCAACGAAGAGCTGGAGACGATGAACGAGGAGCTCCAGTCCACCAACGACGAGCTCCAGCACATCAACGACGCCCTGACGGCCCGCACCATCGAGCTCGACGAGGTCAACCGGTTCGTCTCCTCGGTGGTACGCAGCCTGGGCGACGCCGTGGTGGTGCTCGACGACGACCTGCGGGTGGTGGTCTGGAGCCCGGGAGCCGAGGAGCTGTGGGGGGTGCGCGCCGACGAGGCCGTGGGCGAGACGCTCGCCGGGCTCGACATCGGCCTGCCGCTGGAGCTGCTCCTGCCGCGCCTGCGCGCCGCCCTCTCCGACGGGTCCAACCCGCTGCAGACCGTGGAAGGGCTGGTGCTCGACGCGGTCAACCGCCGCGGCAGGCCGGCGCCGCTCACCGTGCAGCTGTCGCACCTGCGGACGGAGGACGACACCGTGCACGGTCTGATCATGGTGATGAACGTCGTGAACTCGGACGGGTGA
- a CDS encoding IucA/IucC family protein has product MRRLEGEFAAELALVRPDLSARYAAALPGARAAVLGRLWRGLLYEPLPGLTAAGPARVLLADGRVLTGPERRPYDLGEVPALRLDGRPHHHPAELLAALGLPCTGRLIEDLDHSVASMALSRAGATPPPAATLEDHEQSVVDGHPYHPGCRNRPGVSVAEQLAYMPEHRPIVALDLLALPLRECLVSGPWPASLVDGDRLLLPVHPWQARHVLPALGLRPHAVGAIRARPLMSVRTLAPLDGGPHLKTAFTTRMTSGVRDISPGSVRDCVPLSSLLTTLSARCGGDLRIARYLAGAAGPVDGEHSADLSCMLREPTREPTREPTREPTRERGPVLPVAAITRSMAPDPAAWLAAFARLALRCALGLLSLGVALEAHGQNLLVALDWDGLPYRLIYRDLADVRISPARLARHGIEPPPVSARLLSDDPAVLHAKLFGSLAGTTFGSLVALFGQGDRAAEGRLWAVVAAAAREAFEALPDTRDVRADREALFRERIAVKAHLVARLEGAPAGDSWTALPNFLSDPEGT; this is encoded by the coding sequence ATGAGGCGTTTAGAGGGCGAGTTCGCCGCCGAACTGGCCCTCGTCCGGCCTGACCTGTCCGCCCGTTACGCCGCGGCGCTTCCCGGCGCGCGGGCCGCCGTCCTCGGGCGGTTGTGGCGGGGGCTGCTGTACGAACCGCTCCCCGGGCTGACGGCCGCCGGGCCCGCCCGCGTGCTGCTGGCCGACGGGCGCGTGCTGACGGGGCCGGAGCGGCGGCCGTACGACCTCGGCGAGGTGCCGGCGCTCCGGCTGGACGGTCGGCCGCACCACCATCCGGCCGAACTGCTGGCCGCCCTCGGCCTGCCCTGCACGGGCCGCCTGATCGAGGATCTCGACCACAGCGTGGCCTCCATGGCGCTGTCGCGCGCCGGGGCCACGCCGCCGCCCGCCGCCACGCTGGAAGATCACGAGCAGAGCGTGGTGGACGGCCACCCCTACCACCCCGGGTGCCGCAACCGGCCGGGCGTGTCGGTGGCGGAGCAGCTCGCGTACATGCCCGAGCACCGCCCCATCGTCGCCCTCGACCTGCTGGCCCTGCCGCTGCGCGAGTGTCTCGTCTCCGGGCCGTGGCCGGCCTCGCTGGTGGACGGCGACCGGTTGCTGCTGCCCGTGCACCCGTGGCAGGCCCGGCACGTGCTGCCCGCGCTCGGCCTGCGCCCGCACGCCGTCGGGGCGATCAGGGCCCGGCCGCTGATGTCGGTGCGCACGCTCGCCCCGCTCGACGGCGGCCCGCATCTGAAGACGGCGTTCACCACCCGGATGACCTCCGGCGTCAGGGACATCTCGCCCGGCTCGGTACGCGACTGCGTCCCCCTGTCGAGCCTGCTCACCACGCTGTCCGCCCGGTGCGGCGGCGACCTGCGCATCGCCCGCTACCTGGCGGGGGCCGCCGGCCCGGTGGACGGCGAGCACAGCGCCGACCTGTCCTGCATGCTGCGCGAGCCCACCCGCGAGCCCACCCGCGAGCCCACCCGCGAGCCCACCCGCGAGCGCGGCCCCGTGCTGCCCGTCGCCGCGATCACCCGGTCGATGGCGCCCGATCCGGCCGCCTGGCTGGCCGCCTTCGCCCGTCTGGCCCTGCGTTGCGCGCTGGGGCTGCTGTCGCTCGGCGTGGCCCTGGAGGCACATGGGCAGAACCTGCTGGTCGCGCTGGACTGGGACGGCCTGCCGTACCGGCTGATCTACCGCGACCTGGCCGACGTGCGGATCAGCCCCGCGAGGCTGGCCCGCCACGGGATCGAGCCGCCGCCGGTCAGCGCCAGGCTGCTCAGCGACGATCCGGCGGTCCTGCACGCCAAGCTCTTCGGCTCGCTGGCCGGCACCACGTTCGGCAGCCTGGTCGCCCTCTTCGGGCAGGGCGACAGGGCCGCCGAGGGGCGGCTGTGGGCGGTCGTGGCCGCCGCGGCCCGCGAGGCGTTCGAGGCGCTGCCGGACACCCGGGACGTGCGCGCGGATCGGGAAGCCCTCTTCCGCGAGCGCATCGCGGTCAAGGCGCACCTGGTCGCGCGGCTGGAGGGCGCCCCGGCGGGGGACAGCTGGACTGCCCTGCCCAATTTCCTCAGCGATCCGGAGGGCACTTGA